A stretch of Usitatibacter palustris DNA encodes these proteins:
- a CDS encoding VanZ family protein, with the protein MVRRFRGSFAVCALLIAYASLYPFIPLRWPADGSFGLFFVPRYIPGFDVWLNAMAYMPFGALACLAMRHEPTDKAPILRATLAAFGFSLAMEMLQLFVPFRVASIADIAANTAGAFAGALIFVEPVRSLVTQPLAVQRERFVIPGAWGDAGLVLVVLWLIAQFNPALPFFEAGNISSGEKEAVALRALQATAVALSVCGFGLFISAVLKGPGGALRSTLLLLTMALWLKFVMASVMLQPHVYPDWETGLRMVGLIAGIGLFVPMRHFSRTARVYLAILLILAGALFSKIFGSYSALDELLRLFNWPHGQLASFATLTRFLHEVWPLAALGWLVALFIGKRHDPVR; encoded by the coding sequence TTGGTTAGGCGCTTCCGCGGCTCGTTCGCGGTCTGCGCGCTGCTGATCGCGTACGCGAGCCTCTATCCGTTCATTCCCCTGCGCTGGCCCGCCGACGGTTCGTTCGGGCTCTTCTTCGTCCCGCGCTACATCCCCGGATTCGATGTCTGGCTCAACGCGATGGCCTACATGCCGTTCGGCGCGCTCGCATGCCTGGCGATGCGCCACGAGCCCACCGACAAGGCGCCCATCCTGCGCGCGACCCTCGCCGCCTTCGGCTTCAGCCTCGCGATGGAGATGCTGCAGCTCTTCGTGCCGTTTCGCGTGGCCTCGATCGCGGATATCGCGGCCAACACCGCCGGGGCGTTCGCGGGCGCGCTGATCTTCGTCGAGCCCGTGCGCTCCCTCGTGACGCAGCCGCTCGCGGTGCAACGCGAGCGCTTCGTGATTCCCGGCGCGTGGGGCGACGCTGGCCTGGTGCTGGTCGTGCTCTGGCTCATCGCGCAGTTCAATCCCGCGCTGCCGTTCTTCGAGGCCGGCAACATCAGCTCGGGCGAGAAGGAGGCCGTCGCATTGCGCGCGCTGCAGGCCACGGCGGTCGCGCTCAGCGTGTGCGGCTTCGGTCTGTTCATCTCCGCGGTGCTCAAGGGACCCGGGGGCGCGCTGCGCTCGACACTCCTGCTGCTCACGATGGCCCTCTGGCTCAAGTTCGTGATGGCCTCCGTGATGCTCCAGCCGCACGTCTATCCGGATTGGGAGACGGGCCTCAGGATGGTGGGGTTGATCGCGGGCATCGGGTTGTTCGTGCCCATGCGCCACTTCAGCCGGACCGCGCGCGTGTACCTCGCGATCCTGCTGATCCTCGCCGGCGCGCTCTTCTCGAAGATCTTCGGTTCGTACAGCGCGCTCGACGAGCTGCTGCGGCTGTTCAACTGGCCGCACGGCCAGCTCGCGTCCTTCGCCACGCTCACGCGCTTCCTGCACGAGGTCTGGCCGCTCGCGGCACTGGGCTGGCTGGTCGCGCTCTTCATCGGGAAGCGCCACGACCCCGTGAGATAA
- a CDS encoding LytR/AlgR family response regulator transcription factor, producing the protein MKSPTAVIADDEPLLRSQLKSRLAKLWPELAIVHEMENGRDAHAVCDEHQPALFFLDIHMPGVNGLEAARAIGKRAHIVFVTAFDQYAVEAFERGAIDYVLKPFNEQRLALCVERLKERLSGPPPVLDQLVEQLAARLSPKPSDHLRWIKASVGSNVRLIPVEEVLFFQSDEKYTRVVLCDSEALIRKPIKELLDELDPEKFWQVHRATIVNVDHIASVKRGLKDQAEIALKESKETVVVSRAFTHLFKQM; encoded by the coding sequence TTGAAAAGCCCGACCGCCGTCATCGCCGACGACGAGCCGCTGCTCCGATCGCAGCTCAAGTCGCGCCTCGCCAAGCTCTGGCCCGAGCTCGCCATCGTCCACGAGATGGAGAACGGCCGCGATGCGCATGCCGTGTGCGACGAGCACCAGCCCGCGCTCTTCTTCCTCGACATCCACATGCCCGGCGTGAACGGCCTCGAGGCCGCGCGCGCGATCGGCAAGCGCGCCCACATCGTCTTCGTCACCGCGTTCGACCAATACGCCGTGGAAGCCTTCGAGCGCGGCGCGATCGACTATGTCCTGAAGCCCTTCAACGAGCAGCGCCTGGCCCTGTGCGTGGAGCGCCTCAAGGAACGCCTTTCCGGACCGCCGCCGGTGCTCGACCAGTTGGTCGAACAGCTCGCCGCGCGCCTCAGTCCGAAGCCCTCCGACCACCTGCGCTGGATCAAGGCCTCGGTGGGCTCCAACGTCCGCCTGATCCCGGTCGAAGAGGTGCTCTTCTTCCAGTCCGACGAGAAGTACACGCGCGTGGTGCTGTGCGACTCCGAGGCGCTCATCAGGAAGCCCATCAAGGAGCTCCTCGACGAGCTCGATCCCGAGAAGTTCTGGCAGGTCCACCGCGCCACGATCGTCAACGTCGACCACATCGCCTCGGTGAAGCGCGGGCTCAAGGACCAGGCGGAGATCGCGCTGAAGGAGTCCAAGGAAACCGTGGTCGTTTCGAGGGCGTTCACGCACCTGTTCAAACAAATGTAA
- a CDS encoding gamma carbonic anhydrase family protein codes for MIYELGDRKPLFKGDYFVAPNAAVIGSVVFEPGANVWFNVTIRGDNEVITLGENVNVQDGSVIHTDSGVPVVLHRNVSVGHMVMLHGCTIHENSLIGIGAIVLNGAVVGKNCLIGAGALVPEGKTIPDGSLVLGVPGKVVRQLTEQDIATNTWIANHYVERAATYRTALRPIG; via the coding sequence ATGATCTACGAACTCGGCGACCGAAAACCCCTCTTCAAGGGCGACTACTTCGTCGCGCCCAACGCGGCCGTCATCGGCTCGGTGGTCTTCGAGCCCGGCGCCAACGTGTGGTTCAACGTGACGATTCGCGGGGACAACGAAGTCATCACGCTGGGCGAGAACGTGAACGTGCAGGACGGCTCCGTGATCCACACGGATTCCGGCGTGCCCGTCGTGCTCCACCGCAACGTGAGCGTGGGCCACATGGTGATGCTGCACGGCTGCACGATCCACGAGAACTCGCTCATCGGCATCGGCGCGATCGTGCTCAACGGCGCGGTGGTCGGGAAGAACTGCCTCATCGGCGCGGGTGCGCTCGTGCCCGAGGGCAAGACGATCCCCGACGGCTCGCTCGTCCTGGGCGTTCCGGGCAAGGTCGTTCGCCAGTTGACCGAGCAGGACATCGCGACCAACACGTGGATCGCGAACCACTACGTCGAGCGCGCCGCTACGTACCGCACGGCGTTGCGGCCGATTGGTTAG
- a CDS encoding alpha/beta hydrolase, translating to MPQRLTIAGPAGAIEIATDAPANPTAVAVIAHPHPLFGGTMDNKVITTLERAMREAGAATYRFNFRGVGGTEGKHDEGRGETDDMIAVIEHALAAAGSLPLWLAGFSFGGAVAVRVSARVAFAQLVLIAPGFRRFSDAGMGAPIDPNDPQFGAPGVHTNANTFIVHGDLDETVPVTDSFAWGAPREVPVVVIPGAEHFFHRKLHLVRDAVSRMIR from the coding sequence GTGCCGCAGCGCCTGACGATTGCCGGTCCCGCCGGGGCCATCGAGATCGCAACGGACGCGCCGGCCAACCCCACGGCAGTCGCGGTCATCGCGCATCCGCATCCGCTCTTCGGCGGCACCATGGACAACAAGGTCATCACCACGCTCGAGCGCGCGATGCGCGAAGCGGGCGCGGCGACGTACCGTTTCAATTTCCGCGGCGTCGGCGGCACCGAGGGCAAGCATGACGAAGGCCGCGGCGAGACCGACGACATGATCGCCGTGATCGAGCACGCGCTCGCGGCTGCGGGATCGCTGCCGCTGTGGCTCGCCGGGTTCTCGTTCGGCGGCGCGGTGGCGGTGCGCGTGTCGGCCCGCGTGGCGTTTGCGCAGCTCGTCCTCATCGCCCCGGGGTTTCGCCGCTTCAGCGACGCGGGCATGGGCGCGCCCATCGATCCGAACGATCCACAATTCGGAGCGCCCGGCGTGCACACGAATGCCAACACCTTCATCGTGCACGGCGACCTCGACGAAACCGTGCCGGTCACCGATTCATTCGCCTGGGGTGCGCCGCGCGAAGTGCCGGTCGTCGTGATTCCGGGCGCGGAGCACTTCTTCCACCGCAAGCTGCACCTCGTCCGCGATGCCGTCTCGCGCATGATTCGCTAG
- a CDS encoding LytR/AlgR family response regulator transcription factor, which translates to MPTAIVAEDEPILRAQLEAKLKKLWPELEIIASVEDGAAALEALEDRTPDFMFLDIRMPEMTGVEVARHVGNRCHVIFVTAYDEYAVQAFETGAADYILKPATDERLAVTIERLKAKVSAHSPPTDLKSILAQIGEHVSGKKEKLQWIKANVGQNLRLIPVAEVLFFQSDEKYTRVVTADSEALIKTPIREILDGLDPEVFWQIHRSTVVNANAIAAVTRDFRGQAHVKIKGKDDNLVVSRIYSHLFKQM; encoded by the coding sequence ATGCCTACCGCCATCGTCGCCGAGGACGAGCCGATCCTCCGGGCGCAGCTCGAAGCGAAGCTGAAGAAGCTCTGGCCGGAGCTCGAGATCATCGCCTCCGTCGAGGATGGCGCCGCCGCCCTCGAAGCCCTCGAGGACCGTACCCCGGATTTCATGTTCCTCGATATCCGCATGCCCGAGATGACGGGCGTGGAAGTCGCGCGCCACGTGGGCAACCGGTGCCACGTGATCTTCGTCACCGCCTACGATGAGTACGCGGTCCAGGCCTTCGAGACCGGTGCCGCCGACTACATCCTCAAGCCCGCCACCGACGAGCGTCTCGCGGTCACGATCGAGCGGCTGAAGGCGAAGGTCTCGGCGCACTCGCCGCCCACCGACCTCAAGTCGATCCTCGCGCAGATCGGCGAGCACGTCTCCGGCAAGAAGGAGAAGCTGCAGTGGATCAAGGCCAACGTCGGCCAGAACCTGCGCCTCATCCCGGTGGCCGAAGTGCTCTTCTTCCAGTCCGACGAGAAATACACGCGCGTGGTGACGGCCGATTCCGAGGCGCTCATCAAGACGCCGATCCGCGAGATCCTCGACGGTCTCGATCCCGAAGTGTTCTGGCAGATCCACCGTTCCACCGTGGTGAATGCCAACGCCATCGCCGCCGTGACACGCGACTTCCGCGGCCAGGCGCATGTGAAGATCAAGGGGAAGGACGACAACCTGGTGGTGTCGCGGATCTATTCACATTTGTTCAAGCAGATGTAG
- a CDS encoding histidine kinase: protein MKSSLSNILNKTPWWALILGAITVMIGLAFFVVPYHIIGYRQFEDPEHSRAIKREIDNTFAEQAINLARNVVRGMRDATRDEERRAELDTALEGLEEARRELREAGSEVLRSKRDALEQMNEAARRTTEAVREARREAERALKGGGIDNSETRRHLEESLKAAEDAEKEARLALKENARETARQAKEAAKLDKEVAKVHKEVSKLEQEKAKAAEKEKAKAEADKQAPTASLGITIGEKGGPVIRIDPDVDMGPMPDLPPELRAKIQRNVVGDMYRIGIGAVLVMILLPMFVLAVIAKFFIDRSRAAQRQAELKRKEADYHRLTQQVTEAKLAALQAQVEPHFLYNTLASVQALTEVDPAQASAMTGHLIQYLRNALPKMRESVSTVGQEIELVRAFLNILQMRMGKRLTFDINVPAELEPLSFPPLMLPSLVENAIKHGLEPQREGGNVRITAERVEGKLRLIVADTGKGFAEAIGSGVGLTNIRERLAALYGDAAKLTMEANEPQGVVATLEVPTDGTRAPAPMPPAPEEAVPPASAAASPAAATLETGPDAPKTKSQQALAVMATMERWWRKALSYVFVAAAVCAVVVAFAAFVAMLFGELPVEIGNEALTGPGGAIVGTLGILVGLLAVVLALAIVTVVIYGLGFLIVGIAIFVPLVVIAGLSPVLAPIALIGVLIWWLMKKNKKEPVPATPK from the coding sequence ATGAAATCCTCGCTCTCCAACATCCTCAACAAGACGCCCTGGTGGGCGCTGATCCTCGGCGCCATCACGGTGATGATCGGGCTCGCGTTCTTCGTGGTGCCCTATCACATCATCGGATACCGCCAGTTCGAGGATCCGGAGCATTCGCGCGCCATCAAGCGCGAGATCGACAACACCTTCGCCGAGCAGGCCATCAACCTCGCCCGCAACGTGGTGCGCGGCATGCGCGATGCCACGCGCGACGAGGAGCGGCGTGCCGAACTCGACACCGCGCTCGAAGGCCTCGAGGAAGCGCGCCGCGAGCTGCGTGAAGCCGGCTCCGAAGTGCTGCGCTCCAAGCGCGATGCGCTCGAGCAGATGAACGAGGCCGCGCGCCGCACCACCGAAGCGGTGCGCGAAGCGCGCCGCGAGGCCGAGCGCGCCCTGAAGGGCGGCGGCATCGACAATTCGGAGACGCGCCGTCACCTCGAGGAATCGCTGAAGGCCGCCGAAGATGCGGAGAAGGAAGCCCGGCTCGCGCTGAAGGAGAACGCGCGCGAGACGGCACGCCAGGCGAAGGAAGCGGCCAAGCTCGACAAGGAGGTCGCGAAGGTCCACAAGGAAGTGTCGAAGCTCGAGCAGGAGAAGGCCAAGGCCGCCGAGAAGGAGAAGGCCAAGGCGGAGGCCGACAAGCAAGCGCCTACCGCGAGCCTGGGCATCACCATCGGCGAGAAGGGCGGCCCGGTGATCCGCATCGACCCGGACGTGGACATGGGACCGATGCCCGATCTCCCGCCCGAGTTGCGCGCGAAGATCCAGCGCAACGTCGTGGGCGACATGTATCGCATCGGCATCGGCGCCGTGCTCGTGATGATCCTGCTGCCGATGTTCGTCCTCGCCGTGATCGCGAAGTTCTTCATCGACCGTTCGCGCGCGGCACAACGCCAGGCGGAGCTGAAGCGCAAGGAAGCCGACTACCACCGCCTCACGCAACAGGTGACGGAAGCCAAGCTCGCCGCGCTGCAGGCGCAGGTGGAGCCGCACTTCCTCTACAACACGCTCGCGAGCGTGCAAGCACTCACCGAGGTCGACCCGGCGCAGGCGAGCGCGATGACCGGTCACTTGATCCAGTACCTGCGCAACGCGCTGCCCAAGATGCGCGAGTCCGTCTCCACGGTGGGCCAGGAGATCGAGCTCGTGCGCGCGTTCCTCAACATCCTGCAGATGCGCATGGGCAAGCGCCTCACGTTCGACATCAACGTGCCCGCCGAGCTCGAGCCCCTCTCGTTCCCGCCGCTCATGCTGCCTTCGCTCGTCGAGAACGCGATCAAGCACGGCCTGGAGCCGCAGCGCGAAGGCGGGAACGTGCGCATCACCGCCGAGCGCGTCGAGGGCAAGTTGCGCCTCATCGTGGCCGACACCGGCAAGGGTTTCGCGGAAGCGATCGGCTCGGGCGTGGGCCTCACCAACATCCGCGAGCGCCTCGCGGCGCTTTACGGCGACGCGGCCAAGCTCACGATGGAAGCCAACGAACCCCAGGGTGTGGTGGCCACGCTCGAAGTGCCGACCGACGGCACGCGCGCGCCCGCGCCCATGCCGCCCGCGCCCGAGGAGGCCGTTCCCCCCGCGTCGGCGGCAGCCTCTCCCGCCGCGGCCACGCTCGAAACCGGACCGGACGCGCCCAAGACCAAGTCGCAGCAGGCGCTCGCGGTGATGGCGACGATGGAACGCTGGTGGCGCAAGGCCCTGTCGTACGTCTTCGTGGCCGCGGCCGTGTGCGCCGTCGTGGTCGCGTTCGCCGCGTTCGTCGCCATGCTCTTCGGCGAATTGCCCGTGGAGATCGGCAACGAAGCGCTCACTGGCCCCGGTGGTGCCATCGTGGGTACGCTCGGAATCCTCGTGGGCCTGCTCGCGGTGGTGCTCGCCCTGGCGATCGTCACGGTCGTGATCTACGGGCTGGGCTTCCTCATCGTGGGCATCGCGATCTTCGTCCCGCTCGTGGTCATCGCGGGGCTGAGCCCCGTGCTGGCACCCATCGCCCTGATCGGCGTGCTCATCTGGTGGCTCATGAAGAAGAACAAGAAGGAGCCGGTTCCGGCGACGCCGAAGTAG
- a CDS encoding (2Fe-2S) ferredoxin domain-containing protein codes for MSFYKHHVFFCQNRRDAPEACCACHDAERMRAYAKDRVKALGLSGAGKIRINQAGCLDRCEEGPVMVVYPEGTWYTYVDQADIDEIIDEHLVKGNVVERLKI; via the coding sequence ATGAGCTTCTACAAACACCACGTCTTCTTTTGCCAGAACCGCCGTGACGCGCCCGAGGCGTGCTGCGCCTGCCACGACGCGGAGCGCATGCGCGCCTACGCAAAGGACCGCGTGAAGGCGCTCGGGCTTTCCGGCGCGGGCAAGATCCGCATCAACCAGGCCGGATGCCTCGATCGCTGCGAGGAAGGCCCCGTCATGGTCGTCTACCCCGAAGGCACCTGGTACACGTACGTCGACCAGGCCGACATCGACGAGATCATCGACGAGCACCTCGTGAAGGGCAACGTCGTCGAGCGACTCAAGATCTGA